In Bacteroidales bacterium, the DNA window TGTGCCGGTTAAAATAAATGTCAGATATCGGGCGTAAAAGAAAACCAAGTTCCACATCAGTAAAACCAAGCCTCTCACTTGCCATCCTGTCCATCCCGGCTTCAAATTTATTGCTGACAGCACTTATGTCGTGATCTTTATGAAGAAGTGCCCAGGTATAGTAATTCCAGTTATTCCAGTCGTTCAGCATGGCCGAATCGCGCATAATTTGTGGTAATGCGTGGAAAGGGATCACCGCTGTAGGTTTTATAATGCTGTTGTCAGCTGGATCGACCATGACAGCGGTAACTTCAACTGTGAAATCGTTGTTTATCACCAGGGTTTTACCAATAGGATGCTCATCTTCAAAAAACTTTTTTGCTTCGCTCTCCGTTAGAACAATACTCATCGGATTTACAAGCGCAGTAGCCGCGTTGCCATGGATCAGTCCAAAGCTGAAGATATCGAAAAAGCTACTGTCAGCGTAATACAGGCTTTTTATCCATAATTGCTTTTCATCAATTTTCGCCAGTGTATTGCCGCCGCCTACATCTACACGGCAGATTTCAAGAGCTTCGGGTAATACTTCCCGGGCAAAGCTTGCTACCATGCTTGCCGTAATGGCGTACTGTGCAGTTTCAATGCGGTAAATCTCATTATAATTCTTGTGAAATTTATCAGTTTGAAATTCCATGTATACATAAACTGCAATAAGCAGAAACAACGCCATGCCCATGCCCAGTCCTATTATATTTACCAGGGTATAACCTTTCTGCCTCATCAGGCTGCGGATGGAGAATTTAATATTGTTAGTCCGGAAGGCCATAAGGATATAATTTGTGAACATAATGATGGATTTTGTAATGCCGGTAATCCAATATTATACCACGCTTTATTAAACTTTGGTTAATAGATAATTACATATATTTTGGGTAAAGGGAAATCCATCAAAGTGTTCGTATGGGAGCAGGAGATTGTACGGAAATGTACACAGGGTTCAGCAGAGACGCCATGCATGGCGCTTCTGCATGGCGTTTTTACAATCAACGAATGATGAACAATTCATTGTCATCTACGGTTATAAGAAGTAAAAACGATTATGGCACGCACACCCACAAACATGATACCCCTGGGCTTTACCGCCCCTGATTTTACACTTCCTGATGTTGTATCGGGAAAAGAACTTTCGTTGAGCGGACTCAAATCTGACAAGGCTACAGTAGTGGCCTTCATCTGCAACCACTGTCCTTTTGTGAAACACATTATCAAGGAAATGGTGCAGGTGGGCAAAGACTATATTCCCAAAGGCGTTTCGTTTGTGATGATCAATTCAAATGATGTGGAGAATTACACCGAGGATTCGCCCGAGAAAATGATAGTTTTTGCAACTCAAAATGATTTCCCCTTTCCTTATCTTTTCGATGAAACCCAGGAAGTAGCCAAAGCTTACGATGCTGCCTGCACCCCCGATTTCAATGTTTTGGATGGCGAAGGCAAAGTGGTTTACCGCGGACAATTTGATGCTTCTCGGCCTGAAAATGGAATGCCAGTAACGGGAACTGACTTGCGCAACACACTTGATCTTCTCTTAAAAGGTGAAAAGGTTCCTGAAGAACAACTTCCGAGTATTGGCTGTAATATAAAATGGAAGGTGCAATTGTAAGCGCCGTTGCTGATTTCAATGTTGAGTCCCCTCGAAATGGTGTTTTTTGCCACGAACCTGTCCGCCGGGGTGGATGCACGAATAATGAATTCTAAAATACAGACAATCACTGATATCAAACGGACTTATTTTAGATAATCTCACGAATAATGTCTTTTCAGAACAGACTCATACCTAATGATTATACCTGCCGCTGAATATCGGCAACATCCACCAGTTTATTCAGGATCGCGTAAACCGTAAGACCCGAAACCGTTTTGATACCAAGTTTGCGGGTGATGTTTTTCCGGTGGGTCATTACTGTATGCGTACTTATAAATAGCTTTTCAGCTACTTCTTTGTTGGTCTGACCCAGGGCCAGCAACTGCAAAACCTTCTTTTCCTGTTTGCTGAGATCCCTTGAACTGCAGTTGTCATCTTCATCATGGCTCAGTTGGTTGACCCAGGTTTCAATTTTCTGGTGAATCGAATCAAATTCCTCAAGGTAAGAGATCACATCATAAAACTTCGCATTGGCCAGGCCATACTCTTGATCAGGAGACAGGGCAATAAACCGCGTTGTGGACGTTCCCGGAAATTCATTTATTAAATTGAAATCATTGGTTAACCTAAGTAAGGCGGTATCCAATATGGCATAATCGGGTCTGTAATGCTGCACCTGGTCAGTGAGCATAAAATTATTAGTAATTTGTTTCACCACTTCTGCATGAGGTCTTTGCTGGATCAGACCATCGAGCGCCGAGCGCATCAGGAATGAAGGGCTTGCTATGACGAAACTTACTTTTCGCATAGCGCTCATTCATTTTGAAGATTTGATGATCCTGATCTGCTTTTACTCGCAGTGAGTTTCTTTTCCATCATCTTCACCTTTGGAACCAGCACTTTATCTTCAATTCTTGCATGATCGCGTAGATCGCTTTCAAGTTGAAATAGGGCATCAAGTATCTTGTTGCAGAGATTGCTGTTCAAAGGCGAATCAATGTACTTAATGATGATGTTTTTGAGATCAAGCAACTGGTCTTCGAGATTGCTGTGTTCTTCAATAAATTCATACATGCTGTATTCTTCATTAAGCTTTTCAGTTCCTGATTCCTGCACTATTCCATCAAGCTGGCGTTGTAGCGACAATACATAAGGGAAAGTGCCTTGCTCTTCAAGTTTGAGGTGATCTTTCAGCTCGGCAACATAATTGCTGAAAAAGCTGCTCAGCAGTTCGGAAGTATTCCTATGCTCCGGACCTGTATTCTCAACCAGCCTGTCAATAAGCAATTGCAATTCCGGAACCTTCACTTCAAGATAATAATGATGGGTTGCACTTAAATAATTAATGATCATACCTGCATCAAATTGCTGAAGATGGCTTGCCGGGAAATATTTCTCGTCATGAAATGCATTCACTATTTCCAGAAAAAACCTGGTATCAACATTAAAGGATCGGCATACTTCATCAATGCTTTGGTCGCCGAAGCCCAGCCTGATGCCGAAGCGGTTAATTACTGGCAGAAGCCGGGGATCAAGATGGATCAACCCGGCCATTTTCATATCGCCGTTGATGGTGCGTTGTGTCATTGTTAGTTGTTTATATCCGGGTTCAAAAGTAACAATTATGTCAGACCACTGTTCATTGATTTTCTGAAGCCGGATTCCGATATTGAAGACAACCAATTGTGATTCTATGATTTAGCAACTCCAGCGGCATATTCCTTGTGGTAATCCGGTAAAAAAATACCTAAAATGAGGGATTGTACTGATATTTGAGTGGGATTAGTTTTGTGCCCTAAATAAAAAACCAATCAATGAAAGCCACAATATCACTCCTAACCCTCATCATTCTATTGTTTTCTCCAAATGCCTTTGCCGGTTCAGAAAATGTGCGAACCACAAGAGTCTTCGGCAAAGTTGAGAGCCTGTCAGGAACGGCTTCGTTTGTTAACGTTTATGCTAAAGGCACTCATCATGGCACAGCCACAAGCGAAGATGGATTTTATCAGTTGCAGCTTACACCCGGCCATCATACCTTGCGTGTGCAGGGAATTGGTTACCAGGCAGTGGAAAGGGAGATTGTGATTGCAGCTGATCAGGAACTTGAAATAAATTTTATAATTGACCCGGATATCCGGATGATAGAAGAAATTGTTATATCGGGCAGCAGGGTAGGGCAGTTGCGGATGTTACCAGGATCCATCAGCGTGATAGGACAACAAGAAATGAAAGATAGGGCGCCATTGAGTGGAAATGAATTGTTAAGAGGAATTTCGGGTTTGAACGTTGTGGAAGAAGAAGGCGCTGGTTTGCGTTTAAACATTGGCATCCGCGGGCTCGACCCCGATAAAAGCCGTACCGTACTTATACTCGAAGATGGAATCCCGGTAGCTTTGGGGCCTTATGGAGAACCTGAAATGTATTTTACACCAGCCATTGAACGCATGGCCGGTCTTGAGGTTCTCAAAGGCAATGGACAAATACTTTACGGGCCGCAAACCATTGGTGGCGTTGTAAATTATATCACAGCCGACCCGCCTGCTGAAAGCTCCGGCAATGTTCTGATCCGTGGTGGCGAAGGAGGTTTTTTTACCGGCCAGTTCAATTACGGAAATACTTTCGGTAATTCCGGCATATTGGTGAATTACCTGCGCAAACAGGCCGATGCATTGGGGCCAACCACTTTCCAGCTCGATGATCTTTCGCTGAAATACAAAACGACCCTCAACGCACGTTCCGGTCTTATGATCAAGATGGGGGTTTATGATGAGAATTCCAATTCAACCTATATCGGGCTTACCCAGGCCATGTATGATGAAGGTGGAAATGATTTCACGGTTTTAGCGCCCCACGACAACCTTGATGTTCGGCGTTATTCGGCAAGCGCCGTGCACAATTACCGGATCACAGAACAAACAAAACTCAAAACAATACTTTTTGGCTATACAACCACCCGCAACTGGCGGCGCCAGGATTTCTCGGGCTCTTCCACGGCTTCCAACCAAACGGGTGTTGTTTTTGGCGATGAAAGCTTATCAGGTGGCGCTATTTACATGCGCAACAGCACCGGCAACCGCAACCGGCAATTCGAAGTTGCTGGTATCGAACCCCGTTTGAGTAGCCGCTTTTTTATCGGAACCATGCAAAACCACCTGGATGCCGGAATTCGCTTTATGTTTGAGCGTGCTTATGAACAGCGGGTGAATGGCCAAATGGCCGATGCGATTTCAGGGAATCTGCAGGATGATGAAATCAGAACCGGAAAAGCCGCAAGTGCATATTTACAAAACAAGTTCCTTGTTAGCGAACGCCTGGCATTTACTGCAGGATTCCGTTTCGAAAGCCTGTTTTATGAAAGATCCATTCTCAGGCTCGGCAACAAGGATACACTTCTTGGTACAACGGGCAACGTGCTGGCAGCAATTCCCGGCGCCGGGTTTAATTTCAGCGCCAGCGATCAGGTTGATATTTTTGGCGGCATACACCGTGGGTTCGCACCACCTCGCATCAAAGATGCCATAAGTAACAGCGGGGAGGATTTACAACTGGATGCCGAAAAAAGCTGGAATATGGAATTAGGCAGCCGCACATTGCTCGCAGGGGAAGTTGAACTTGAACTAACGGCATTTTATATGGATTTCTCGAACCAGGTGATTCCGGTTTCAGAATCATCGGGTGGTAGCGGGACTGGATTGATCAATGGTGGTCATACACGCCATACAGGAGCTGAACTAAGCCTTTTTGCGAACCGCATAGCACTTGCAGGCAGCGGATATTTTGTTGGGTTCAGATTAAATGCAACCTACGTGAAATCAGTTTTCAGCAGCGAGCGCCTGATCATCGAAAAGATAGCAAAGGGCAGTGCCGCGGACACCTTGTTTGTAAACGTTGAAGGCAAGCGCACACCCTACGCCCCCGAATGGATGCTGAATGGCCATGCAATGCTTGATTCTCCGTTTGGGCTCGGATTGAGGATTAGTGGCACTTATACGGGCGCGCAATTCACGGATGTGCTCAATACACGAAATGTATTTGATTTTATCCAACTCTCTGCAAGCGACCCAGATTATAAGTACATGCAGGCAACTGCCAACGGCCAGATCGGTGAAATGGATGCATTCCTTCTCTTTGATGCTGCGGCTTATTATGAAATTGGCGATACCGGACTGGAAATTTCAGCAACTGTTAAGAACCTTTTTAACGAACGCTATATTGCCTCACGCAGGCCACAGGGAATCCGGGTTGGCTTGCCGAGAATGCTAATGATTGGCCTCGGCTGGAACTTTTAGTACACATCTTTTACCTTTTGAAGCACCCTTTCTGCAGGGTGTTTTTCGTCATTCACCGGAATAGATTTTACCAGGCTTTATCGCTGGTTTAGTTTTGCCAAACCATATATTTCGCGGCAAGATGAAAACTAATAACACGCTAACTTACTCATTAGAAAACGGATCGGATAATGCTGAAAAGTATTATGAGGATGTTGAAAGATTTACCAAGGTAGTAATGCAGGTTTGTGAAGAACAGGCAGGCGACCTGGTTGACGAATACCTTGTGTACCGCACTGAGCAATATCCTGCGCAAAAATTACTCAGCCGCAATGAATATCTTTTTGAGGCACTATTGCTCGGTGTTTATTACCGGAGATATGGCGGATATACAAAAGGATCAACATATTTGTCGAGGGTTTTTATGCAGGGCCTTGCTTCTCTGCGCCGTAAGGGTGGAATTTACAAAAAAATAGCTGATTCAATGAGGGGGCGCTTTGGTATGGCGCTTTTAATGAAAGAGAAATACAAGCACAGCTTTCTTTTTCCGTCAACCCCGAATCTTCAACGCCTTATTCATTGGCTTGAAGCTACAGCAGAGTTCAGGCCCGAAGCCAGAAGAATCAGAAACTGGTATGAATTCCTGAAGTCACTTTCAGCAATTGAATCATCCGTTTATCTTTCCGTAGCAGGCCAGTTGGCCGATTGGTTCGAAGCCTATGCCGAAAAAAAGATGGGCGCTTATACCCAGCACGTGAACGACTTCCTTGAAAAGGTTCGCACCTCATACCTCCACCGCGAAGATGCCATATCTGTGAACAAGACAAGTGTGGAGTATCATTTGAACATGCTGGCTGCAGAAGTGATGAATGAAAGTAGTTTTGAAAATTTTATGAAAACAAGGAGGAAAGTGCTGCTACTTCCGCCCTGCATGAGAGGCAGTGCCGCAGCCGGATGCAAGGCCACGGTGAACAGTCCTGAAGGCGATAAGTGCAAAGCTTGCAATGAAAACTGTGCGATTAACCGATACAGAAAACTTGGGCAACAACATGGGTTTGAAGTATTCATCATGCATCAC includes these proteins:
- a CDS encoding thioredoxin family protein, which codes for MARTPTNMIPLGFTAPDFTLPDVVSGKELSLSGLKSDKATVVAFICNHCPFVKHIIKEMVQVGKDYIPKGVSFVMINSNDVENYTEDSPEKMIVFATQNDFPFPYLFDETQEVAKAYDAACTPDFNVLDGEGKVVYRGQFDASRPENGMPVTGTDLRNTLDLLLKGEKVPEEQLPSIGCNIKWKVQL
- a CDS encoding response regulator transcription factor translates to MRKVSFVIASPSFLMRSALDGLIQQRPHAEVVKQITNNFMLTDQVQHYRPDYAILDTALLRLTNDFNLINEFPGTSTTRFIALSPDQEYGLANAKFYDVISYLEEFDSIHQKIETWVNQLSHDEDDNCSSRDLSKQEKKVLQLLALGQTNKEVAEKLFISTHTVMTHRKNITRKLGIKTVSGLTVYAILNKLVDVADIQRQV
- a CDS encoding hemerythrin domain-containing protein, with product MTQRTINGDMKMAGLIHLDPRLLPVINRFGIRLGFGDQSIDEVCRSFNVDTRFFLEIVNAFHDEKYFPASHLQQFDAGMIINYLSATHHYYLEVKVPELQLLIDRLVENTGPEHRNTSELLSSFFSNYVAELKDHLKLEEQGTFPYVLSLQRQLDGIVQESGTEKLNEEYSMYEFIEEHSNLEDQLLDLKNIIIKYIDSPLNSNLCNKILDALFQLESDLRDHARIEDKVLVPKVKMMEKKLTASKSRSGSSNLQNE
- a CDS encoding DUF116 domain-containing protein — translated: MKTNNTLTYSLENGSDNAEKYYEDVERFTKVVMQVCEEQAGDLVDEYLVYRTEQYPAQKLLSRNEYLFEALLLGVYYRRYGGYTKGSTYLSRVFMQGLASLRRKGGIYKKIADSMRGRFGMALLMKEKYKHSFLFPSTPNLQRLIHWLEATAEFRPEARRIRNWYEFLKSLSAIESSVYLSVAGQLADWFEAYAEKKMGAYTQHVNDFLEKVRTSYLHREDAISVNKTSVEYHLNMLAAEVMNESSFENFMKTRRKVLLLPPCMRGSAAAGCKATVNSPEGDKCKACNENCAINRYRKLGQQHGFEVFIMHHASRPPDWLKDNTNGQTAVVGVACLTNLVSGGWTLQELNIPAQCVVLNSSGCKHWRTVATATTLNDTELVRKFNGGRAPLLNRPVSNKRKELIACNA
- a CDS encoding TonB-dependent receptor plug domain-containing protein — protein: MKATISLLTLIILLFSPNAFAGSENVRTTRVFGKVESLSGTASFVNVYAKGTHHGTATSEDGFYQLQLTPGHHTLRVQGIGYQAVEREIVIAADQELEINFIIDPDIRMIEEIVISGSRVGQLRMLPGSISVIGQQEMKDRAPLSGNELLRGISGLNVVEEEGAGLRLNIGIRGLDPDKSRTVLILEDGIPVALGPYGEPEMYFTPAIERMAGLEVLKGNGQILYGPQTIGGVVNYITADPPAESSGNVLIRGGEGGFFTGQFNYGNTFGNSGILVNYLRKQADALGPTTFQLDDLSLKYKTTLNARSGLMIKMGVYDENSNSTYIGLTQAMYDEGGNDFTVLAPHDNLDVRRYSASAVHNYRITEQTKLKTILFGYTTTRNWRRQDFSGSSTASNQTGVVFGDESLSGGAIYMRNSTGNRNRQFEVAGIEPRLSSRFFIGTMQNHLDAGIRFMFERAYEQRVNGQMADAISGNLQDDEIRTGKAASAYLQNKFLVSERLAFTAGFRFESLFYERSILRLGNKDTLLGTTGNVLAAIPGAGFNFSASDQVDIFGGIHRGFAPPRIKDAISNSGEDLQLDAEKSWNMELGSRTLLAGEVELELTAFYMDFSNQVIPVSESSGGSGTGLINGGHTRHTGAELSLFANRIALAGSGYFVGFRLNATYVKSVFSSERLIIEKIAKGSAADTLFVNVEGKRTPYAPEWMLNGHAMLDSPFGLGLRISGTYTGAQFTDVLNTRNVFDFIQLSASDPDYKYMQATANGQIGEMDAFLLFDAAAYYEIGDTGLEISATVKNLFNERYIASRRPQGIRVGLPRMLMIGLGWNF